The genomic interval CAGAAAATAAGGAATTTGTGGTGGCCTGAGCGGTCACAAATTGAAACGGATCAATGGGCATTTGTGACAGCCTTTACCTTCACAAAtggttgattttgtggctgacaaagccctcacaaaggactCCAATTTCAGCtgaattttgtggcggcctaagccctcacaaaatcacaaagttgtgattttgtgagggtttagacCGCCACAAAATCCGGCTAAAATTGTAGTCTTTTGTGAGAGTTTTTtcagcaaaaaaataaaaacaaatttgaatttttgtatttgtgagggttttttcggccactaatttgtgagagtttttttcggccacaaaatatttgtaaagttagccacaaaatgagtgttttcttgtagtatatatatataaaatggaTATACAACTTagatcaaaattaaacaaaaaaatataataaaatgtttatacactttaacacaataaaataaatagacaaATCAACATTAACATATTCATGTGCACGCTAGTAGATACTATAGATGAATtgttatttgtaaaattaactatattttatattattaattaattataattattaaattgttaatatatttaatttattataattatttataaaattacttataatttatcataatttattcatcatgtaaatttcttttatagttatgtttatattattgttaaatatattcTTTGTTCAAACCGAGGACTACTTGTCAATCAATTACCGTGTGTGTATATATAGATGAAttgttgaaacaaaaaaaattatgtatagtTAAAGGTTGTTCTGTCGGAAAACAAACAAAGGCTGTTGCTAGATTCTATCTTGGAAACCAGatctttctctgttttcaaataaaactcttCTAGTTGCCACTTTCACTTTGATACCGACGCTTATGCTACCTCGTTATCTTTCTTCTCAAAAAAACACTAATCTTTGCTTTTCCTCTACGATTTTCTGAAAAGTTCATCTAACACGGTTTGAAATGCACAACAAAAATAACCATATAAAGCCAAGTTCAaacctttctttccttttcctctTCTTCAAGAAAAAACCTCATTACAGAAATCATCACTAATTTTCACATTGCTTTCTTTATTCTGCATAATCTTTGCTTTTTTATTCTCAAAACCCTTTCTTTCATCACCCTTTTGTTTCTCTTCCTCATTTTGGGAGACTCGAAGTGGAAAACATTTTGGGATTCAACAAGTTTGTGACTGTTAAGTGATATTAATGATTAATAGCGCCAATGGGGTTCTAAATTATTGTGTTTGtgataattttgtttgttttgttgacTTCAAAGTCAAGTACTTTTTTTGAGACTATAGGGAATTTCCCACTTTGGCTGTTAGTTCTAGGGCTGGCTCATCTTATTGGCTCTTTTTGTCTATTATTTGGAATAATTTACTCTACCATTTTGATAAAAGAAGATTAAGGGTTGGTagaatgaagatgaagaagcttAAATTCAGCAAGATCTATTCATTTAGATGTGGTAAAACAAACTTAAGGAGACAGTATTCACAGATTGGAAGACAAGGGTATTCTAGGGTTGTTTTATGCAATGAGCCAGATAGTTTTGAATCAGGTTTTAGGAGTCATGCTGATAATTCAGTTAGGTCTACAAAATATACTGTTGCCACTTTCTTGCCTAAGTCATTGTTTGAGCAGTTTAGGAGAGTAGctaatttctttttcttggtTGTTGGTATCTTAGCTTTCACAAAACTTGCTCCTTATACAGCTGTTAGTGCCATCCTTCCTTTATGTATTATCACTGGAGCAACTATGGTGAAAGAGGGTATCGAGGATTGGCGTCGGAAAAAGCAGGTACTGTGTTCTGATAGCTATCACTTTGTCCTATtgtgaattttgttttttctaatgTTGAATTTAGTATAGTCAGCATTACAAGTGTATAGATTTTAATCTAGCACTAAGTCACTGGCACTTCATATTTAAAGTGTGTCTGGTGTCTGTCATTGAAACCACATTGACATATGTGGTTAATATTGgatcactttcattttcttaaattattactgATATCTATGTTTCTGGTGTTTATGTCAGTGCTTCATACATTTGAACTTCATTAGACTGGTCTTCTCTACTTAAATTTGATTTACAGTGTTCTgttatgtttaaaattttacatttttttggaACTATGTGTCTATGAAATGTATTGGACATGCAGTATCCAATATCTTTGTGAATATTAGTAATTTTTACCAAGGTTATGAAACTTTTTCTGTAACTTAGCTAACTGAATAGTTCTGCAGGATATTGAGGTGAACAATAGAAGAGTTTTTTTTCATAAAGGTGATGGAAATTTTGAATATACAGAGTGGAAGAATCTCAAGGTCGGGAATATAGTGAAGATAATGAAGGACGAATTCTTCCCTGCTGATCTCTTATTGCTTTCGTCGAGTTATGACGATGCAGTGTGCTATGTTGAGACCATGAACTTGGATGGTGAGACAAATTTGAAGTTAAAACAAGGGTTGGATGCCACTTCTTCCTTAAACGAGGACTTTAATTTCCGTGATTTTAAAGCTTCCGTCAAATGTGAAGATCCGAATGCAAATTTGTACTCATTTGTTGGGAGCATGGAGTTTGAAGGGCAACAATATCCCCTTTCGCCTCAACAACTTCTTCTACGAGACTCTAAACTTCGTAATACAGACTACGTATTTGGAGCAGTCATTTTTACCGGTCATGACACGAAGGTTATTCAAAATGCAACTGACCCTCCTTCAAAAAGAAGCAAAATTGAGAAGAAGATGGATAAGATTATCTACTTCTTATttggtgttttatttttaattgcttTAGTTGGTTCTATTCTCTTTGGAATTGTAACTAAACGTGACTTCGACAACGGACTCATTAAAAGATGGTATCTAAGACCAGATGATTCCACCATTTTCTTTGATCCTAAAAGAGTCGTTGCAGCttctatatttcattttttgacaGCCTTAATGTTATATAACTTCTTCATTCCAATCTCCTTGTATTTCTCAATAGAAATAGTCAAAGTCCTTCAGAGCATCTTCATTAATCAAGATATTCATATGTACTATGAAGAAGCGGACAAACCTGCTCATGCTCGTACTTCGAACTTGAACGAGGAACTCGGCAATATTGACACGATTCTTTCTGATAAAACGGGAACTTTGACTTGCAACTCAATGGAATTCATCAAGTGTTCTGTTGCCGGGGTAGCTTATGGCCGTGGTGTTACAGAGGTTGAGCAAGCCATTGGTATAAATAATAGTTCACTGATGATTCATGAACATGTTAATGGGTCGGAACCAAATTCAAATGATATCAGGGAAGCTCGTGATAGAAAAGAACCTATCAAAGGTTTTAACTTTATTGATGAAAGGATAATGAATGGAAATTGGGTTAACGAGCCTCGTGCAGATGTAATACAAAAGTTTTTCCGGTTATTGGCGATCTGTCATACTGCCATACCAGAAGTGGATGATACGGGAAGAGTCTTGTATGAAGCAGAATCACCCGATGAAGCTGCATTTGTGATTGCTGCGAGAGAGGTTGGTTTTAAATTCTACAAAAGGACTCAGACTAGTTTATCGATGAAAGAGTTGGATCCAATTTCTGGCAATGAAGTTGAAAGGTTCGTTatgtttttctcaatttttttgtcTGTTTATTAATTTGGGACTTTGTCTGCTGCATTTTTTATTGCTAATCAAATATGAAATGAGAGTAAAGTTTTGAGAGGAAGAGATTGCTCTGTTGAATAGTGGATATTTCATATCAAACTTAAATCTTTGAGCAAACAGTGTTATTTTGATCGACTAAAAATATTCTTCGCGTAGGCCCACATGTCGGGTACGGCAAAGATCGAGGCTAATATTGGGATCATGTAGTGTTATTTTGACTATGAATCTATGCCACCTAGTATGTT from Cicer arietinum cultivar CDC Frontier isolate Library 1 chromosome 5, Cicar.CDCFrontier_v2.0, whole genome shotgun sequence carries:
- the LOC101512733 gene encoding putative phospholipid-transporting ATPase 9; translation: MKMKKLKFSKIYSFRCGKTNLRRQYSQIGRQGYSRVVLCNEPDSFESGFRSHADNSVRSTKYTVATFLPKSLFEQFRRVANFFFLVVGILAFTKLAPYTAVSAILPLCIITGATMVKEGIEDWRRKKQDIEVNNRRVFFHKGDGNFEYTEWKNLKVGNIVKIMKDEFFPADLLLLSSSYDDAVCYVETMNLDGETNLKLKQGLDATSSLNEDFNFRDFKASVKCEDPNANLYSFVGSMEFEGQQYPLSPQQLLLRDSKLRNTDYVFGAVIFTGHDTKVIQNATDPPSKRSKIEKKMDKIIYFLFGVLFLIALVGSILFGIVTKRDFDNGLIKRWYLRPDDSTIFFDPKRVVAASIFHFLTALMLYNFFIPISLYFSIEIVKVLQSIFINQDIHMYYEEADKPAHARTSNLNEELGNIDTILSDKTGTLTCNSMEFIKCSVAGVAYGRGVTEVEQAIGINNSSLMIHEHVNGSEPNSNDIREARDRKEPIKGFNFIDERIMNGNWVNEPRADVIQKFFRLLAICHTAIPEVDDTGRVLYEAESPDEAAFVIAAREVGFKFYKRTQTSLSMKELDPISGNEVERTYKLLNVLEFNSSRKRMSVIVKDEEGRILLLCKGADSVMFERLAKNGREFEEKTLEHVSEYADTGLRTLLLAYRELDEEEYNEFDSKFSEAKNSVTVDRESLIEEVSDKIERNLVLLGATAVEDKLQNGVPDCIEKLAQARIKIWVLTGDKMETAINIGFSCRLLRQGMKQIIIHLEIPEIQTLEKGGDKMAIIKASRESVYHQISEGSKLLSASREISQQAFALIIDGKSLVYALEDNIKILFLELATQCASVICCRSSPKQKALVTRLVKHGTGKTTLAIGDGANDVGMLQEADVGVGISGVEGMQAVMSSDIAIAQFRYLERLLLVHGHWCYWRMSSMICYFFYKNITFGFTLFLYEMYASFSGQPAYNDWFLSFYSVFFSSLPVIALGVFDQDVSAKYCIKFPILYQEGVQNILFSWRRILSWMLNGFVSAITIFFFCTKAIGIQAFDDKGRTAGKDMLGETMYTCVVWVVNLQMALTVRYFTLVHHVVIWGSIAFWHLFLFIYGSLPPNISTNAYKVFVETLAPSPSFWIVALFAAVSTLIPFLACSTVKMWFFPRHHERVQWMRYQSKNNNNDSE